GCCGCTGTTCGCGTCCGCGCTGGCGACCTGGGTGGCGATGGAGCGCCTGGCCGGCCGGCCCGCGTACGGGCACATCGCGCCGGCCATGTACGACGTGGTGGCGCGCGACCGCGGCGCCGCGTACGACATCGTGAAGACGTCCAACGACGTGTACGACGTGGGCTGCTGCAAGGCGAAGACCGGGTACGACCTGGCCTCGGGGCTGGGGGCGCCGAACTTCGACGTCTTCCCGCGGCTGCTCGCCCCGGTCGGGGGGTGGTGAGGTCCCCCGGCCGTGCGCCGGGGCAGGATGCCACGCATGAACGACTCGCGGATCGTCGTGTCCAAGTGGATGTCGCTCGTCGCGATGGTCCTGCTCTGGGCCTCGGTGGTGATCTCGGTCGTCTTCGGCGCCGGGGTGCCGTGGGTGGCGCTGGTGCTGGCCATCCTGTGCACGGCCCTGGCCGCGTACGTGTGGTTCGGGATGCCCTCGTCCTAGCCCGGTGCCGGATTCGGGCCGGCGGTCGGATCCGGGTACCCTTGCGCCGCCGGTCCCGGCGATCCCGGGGCCGGCGGGGAGGCGTCGCCTAGTCCGGTCTATGGCGCCCGCCTGCTAAGCGGGTTGGGGACTCAAATCCCCTCGCGGGTTCAAATCCCGCCGCCTCCGCCCCGATCCCCGGCCCCGGTGGACGGCTCCGGCCGCCCCGGGGCCGCGGCGCGTCCGGGTGCGATCCCCACGGCCCGCCTCATGATCGCCGCGAGACTCCAGAAAGGGTCGGGTTCCGCGGCTTCCGGAGGGCCCCTTGTGGTGTCTCGCGGGGATCAGCCGACCGTCAGGACGCCGTTGGCCAGGCGGGCCCGGACCTTGCGCAGTGCCGACTCCGCCGGTCCCCGGCGCAGGGTGCCGTTGAGGGCGAACTGGGACCCGTGGTTGGGGCAGGTCCAGGTGCTGCTGGTGCGCCGTACCGTCGTCCCCTGGTGCGTGCACCGCAGGTCGAGGACGGCATAGCGGAACTTCGCGGTCCGGACGACAGCGGTGGGGACGCCCTTCACGGTGCCGAGCAGCACCGAGCCGCCGACCTTGCGCAGCGCCCGGACCTTGCCGACCTGCACCTGCACCCGGCCGTCGGGCAGTCGGGTGACCCCGGTGGCGGCCTCGGCATCGTCGGCGAGGAGCGCCTCCCCCAGCCCCACGGCCAGCAGTGCACAGGCGCCGGCTGCGCCGCCCAGGAGGGCTCGCCGGCTGAGCGTGGCGTCGTGGGTGGGGACCGGGTCCTCGCCGGACATGCGGTCCAGTGTGCGTGCGGCGCCGGGATCTGGCCAGGGTTCGACGCGCGCGCGGTTTTCCCGGGGGCTCGCGGCCACGGTATGCTCGCCAGCGGTCACACGACCTGCGCCCGTAGCTCAACGGATAGAGCATCTGACTACGGATCAGAAGGTTAGGGGTTCGAGTCCCTTCGGGCGCGCCAGTGTTCTCGTAGGTCACATGCCTGATCCCCTTTTCAGTGGGTCAGTGCCGTCACGGCGTCGAGTGCGGTCCGCGCCCGGTCCGCCGCTGGCAGCGCCAGGACGCCTTGGGCGGCGGCGACCGCGTCGGGCGAGGGCGCCAGGTCGCGCCGTGGCCGGTACTCCTGCACTAGGGCCTGACCGCTGCCCGCCCCGGCGGGCCCGCCCGTGCGGACCCGCTGCGCCTCCACAGTCGTCCTTCCGGCCAGACGGGGAGTGCCGGTGGTCGGGCGGGCTCAAGGTCACACAGGTAGGACCACCAGCGGCCGTCCCGGGACCAGCAGTGTGTCCGCCACAACCATGTCGGTGCTGCGGAGGTCGTCGACCAAGCGGGCGACCTCGTCGCGACGTGGCAGGTGGCCGGGGGCGTCGGTGTGGATCACGAGTACGAACCCGTCGGCGTGGGTCTTGCCGGCGACGGTGCGCACGCTCGCCGCGGTGGCGCCCCTCGCGGGGGAGTAGGGGGTCGACGGGCCGAAGTGCAG
The nucleotide sequence above comes from Candidatus Nanopelagicales bacterium. Encoded proteins:
- a CDS encoding Rieske (2Fe-2S) protein; the protein is MSGEDPVPTHDATLSRRALLGGAAGACALLAVGLGEALLADDAEAATGVTRLPDGRVQVQVGKVRALRKVGGSVLLGTVKGVPTAVVRTAKFRYAVLDLRCTHQGTTVRRTSSTWTCPNHGSQFALNGTLRRGPAESALRKVRARLANGVLTVG